A section of the Paenibacillus aurantius genome encodes:
- a CDS encoding AAA family ATPase produces the protein MKKLLEAMEEKLYGQKRNVRLLAAAMLAGGHVLLEGVPGLGKTRMARTLAGLTGGDYRRIQFTPDLMPGDITGSVIFNLRDNAFTTVRGPVFANILLADEINRSGPKTQAALLEAMEERQVTIQGTTYGLPDPFFVIATQNPVEYEGTYPLPEAQLDRFLFKLVLDYPGEEAEKQILRGHVPFHEEREEPVQQVLSLEEIRALRKELSGVIVEDSLIGYITAIIRRTRESKRVQLGASPRAGIAVMMAAKAWALMEGRTYVTPDDIKLVALPALRHRLLLNPQTELEGGTSDHIIQETLAAVPVPR, from the coding sequence ATGAAGAAGCTGCTGGAAGCGATGGAGGAGAAGCTGTACGGGCAGAAGCGCAACGTCCGCCTGCTGGCGGCCGCGATGCTGGCCGGCGGTCACGTCCTGCTCGAAGGCGTGCCGGGCCTCGGCAAAACGCGCATGGCCCGGACGCTCGCCGGTCTGACCGGAGGCGATTACCGGCGCATCCAGTTTACCCCGGATCTGATGCCGGGGGATATTACGGGCAGCGTCATTTTTAACCTGAGGGACAATGCGTTCACGACGGTCCGCGGACCGGTGTTCGCCAACATTCTGCTGGCGGACGAAATCAACCGCTCGGGCCCGAAGACACAGGCCGCTTTGCTGGAGGCGATGGAGGAGAGGCAGGTGACCATCCAGGGAACCACCTACGGGCTTCCCGATCCGTTCTTTGTTATCGCCACTCAGAATCCGGTGGAATACGAAGGGACGTATCCGCTGCCGGAGGCCCAGCTCGACCGGTTTCTGTTCAAGCTTGTGCTGGACTACCCCGGAGAAGAGGCGGAGAAGCAAATTTTACGCGGGCATGTTCCGTTCCATGAGGAGCGGGAGGAACCGGTCCAACAGGTGCTGAGCCTGGAGGAGATCCGGGCGCTGCGGAAGGAGCTGTCCGGGGTGATCGTCGAGGACTCGCTGATCGGCTACATCACGGCCATTATCCGGCGCACCCGGGAATCGAAGCGGGTCCAGCTCGGGGCGAGTCCCCGTGCGGGCATCGCCGTGATGATGGCGGCCAAGGCGTGGGCCCTTATGGAAGGCCGGACCTACGTCACGCCGGACGACATCAAGCTCGTGGCCCTGCCGGCGCTTAGGCACCGCCTCCTGCTTAATCCCCAGACGGAACTGGAGGGAGGGACCAGTGACCACATCATCCAGGAAACGCTCGCCGCTGTACCGGTTCCTCGATAG
- a CDS encoding DUF4350 domain-containing protein: MRRFPKLYAGLAASVALFLLLGFWVVQPAARNLPAYLSFSADTDGIKAWRELLQERGPQVKEWRLGWDRLPEGTGHLLVAVQPAGVTEEEKKRLLRWVEQGNGFLLFHRSPEGWSTWSVANGAASGGSPSAPGELRRVTGPGAPAGTDAEARVETADRLLPDGEAEVLLSDAAGVLVSRQPAGRGSLTVVLAPEWLTNGQIAKESHFDLVWPLMAGGWSTVLVDEAHHGYRTKPGLLAVYPAWLVLAGVQLAAALLLWLWLRGKRFGPVYTPRAWTVRRSDETLLAAAGWYERLGSRAEALGHQQRFLRQLLAERWGLRPGATPQEAAEAARLRWSEPEAERLARLLAEPGPGGGVQAFVERTREAGELIRRIEKEGRDE, from the coding sequence ATGCGAAGGTTCCCTAAGCTGTATGCGGGGCTTGCGGCCAGCGTGGCCCTCTTTCTGCTGCTCGGCTTCTGGGTAGTCCAGCCGGCCGCGCGCAATCTTCCGGCCTACTTGTCCTTCTCGGCCGATACCGACGGGATCAAGGCCTGGAGAGAGCTGCTGCAGGAGCGGGGGCCCCAGGTGAAGGAATGGAGACTTGGCTGGGACCGGCTTCCCGAGGGAACCGGTCATCTGCTGGTCGCCGTTCAGCCGGCGGGGGTAACGGAAGAGGAGAAGAAGCGCCTGCTCCGCTGGGTAGAGCAGGGGAACGGTTTTCTTCTCTTCCACCGGTCCCCCGAGGGCTGGTCCACCTGGAGCGTCGCGAACGGAGCGGCTTCCGGCGGCAGCCCGTCCGCTCCGGGAGAGCTCCGCCGGGTGACCGGCCCCGGAGCGCCGGCCGGAACGGACGCCGAGGCGCGGGTCGAGACAGCGGACCGGCTCCTCCCGGACGGGGAGGCCGAAGTGCTGCTGAGCGACGCGGCCGGGGTGCTCGTGAGCCGTCAGCCGGCCGGCCGCGGCAGCCTGACGGTGGTGCTCGCCCCCGAGTGGCTGACCAACGGCCAAATTGCGAAGGAATCGCATTTTGACCTGGTCTGGCCGCTGATGGCCGGGGGCTGGTCCACCGTCCTGGTGGACGAAGCCCACCACGGCTACCGCACGAAGCCCGGCCTGCTCGCCGTCTATCCGGCCTGGCTGGTGCTGGCCGGCGTGCAGCTTGCCGCGGCGCTCCTGCTCTGGCTCTGGCTGCGCGGCAAGCGCTTCGGCCCGGTCTACACGCCCCGCGCGTGGACCGTCCGCCGCAGCGACGAGACGCTGCTGGCCGCAGCCGGCTGGTACGAGCGCCTCGGGTCACGGGCCGAGGCGCTCGGGCACCAGCAGCGCTTTCTGCGCCAGCTGCTCGCCGAGCGTTGGGGCCTGCGCCCGGGCGCGACGCCGCAGGAAGCGGCGGAGGCCGCCCGCCTGCGCTGGTCGGAGCCCGAAGCGGAGCGGCTCGCGCGGCTGCTGGCGGAGCCCGGCCCCGGCGGGGGGGTCCAGGCGTTCGTGGAGCGGACGCGGGAGGCCGGCGAGCTGATCCGCCGAATCGAGAAGGAGGGAAGGGACGAATGA
- a CDS encoding LacI family DNA-binding transcriptional regulator, with product MKATIYDVAKEAGVSIATVSNAINGKGKVSRKRREQILEIMERLQYQPSVIASALMGKQTYTVGMLIPDISNPFFAEIARAVEDRAHQEGYSVIICSTDNRDERVERYLTLLQQKSVDGIIIGTGIEDLDILRRLQANGVPLAMIAREAPALSVDTVVTDDETGGRLAAEHLVSLGHRRLAVLAESRKVSSSRERIRGFREGLSAAGIALEEESIAVCEYKVEDGKRRALELLALPPEERPTGIFCCNDLLAIGALQAAKEKGIPVPEGLSIVGFDDTILASVTDPPLTTVAQPMEEMGRLAFDRLAACLQRRDSERQRVVLKPELKARRSTAPAPQ from the coding sequence ATGAAAGCAACCATTTACGATGTAGCCAAAGAGGCCGGGGTATCGATTGCAACCGTGTCGAACGCCATTAACGGCAAGGGCAAGGTCAGCCGGAAGCGGCGGGAGCAAATATTAGAAATTATGGAAAGGCTGCAGTACCAGCCGAGTGTCATCGCCTCCGCCTTGATGGGGAAGCAGACTTATACGGTAGGCATGCTCATTCCGGACATCTCCAACCCCTTTTTTGCGGAGATCGCGAGGGCGGTGGAGGACCGGGCGCATCAGGAGGGCTACAGCGTCATCATTTGCAGCACCGACAACCGGGATGAGCGGGTGGAGCGGTATTTAACCCTGCTTCAGCAAAAAAGCGTCGACGGCATCATCATCGGTACGGGAATCGAGGACCTCGACATCCTTCGCCGTCTTCAGGCCAATGGCGTCCCGCTCGCCATGATCGCGCGCGAAGCGCCGGCGTTATCCGTCGACACGGTGGTGACGGATGACGAGACCGGCGGCCGGCTGGCCGCGGAGCATCTCGTTTCGCTTGGCCACCGGAGATTGGCGGTGCTGGCCGAAAGCCGCAAGGTCAGCTCCTCCCGGGAGCGGATCCGGGGCTTCCGGGAAGGCTTGTCCGCGGCCGGGATCGCCCTGGAGGAGGAGAGCATTGCCGTCTGCGAATACAAGGTAGAGGATGGCAAGCGGCGGGCCTTGGAGCTGCTCGCCCTGCCGCCGGAGGAGCGCCCGACGGGGATCTTCTGCTGCAACGATCTGCTGGCGATCGGAGCGCTGCAGGCGGCCAAAGAGAAAGGAATCCCTGTGCCGGAGGGTCTTTCGATCGTCGGCTTCGACGACACCATTCTGGCCTCGGTCACCGACCCGCCGCTGACGACGGTCGCCCAGCCGATGGAGGAGATGGGCCGGCTCGCTTTTGACCGGCTGGCGGCCTGCCTGCAGAGACGGGATTCCGAGAGGCAGCGGGTGGTCCTGAAGCCGGAGCTGAAGGCCCGCCGCTCTACCGCCCCCGCCCCGCAATAA
- a CDS encoding stage II sporulation protein M, with amino-acid sequence MDIPSFVKRNRPLWRELEELLPLAEKRSRLKAADIDRLTELYQTASSHLAAMQAAHPGDERTAYLNHLVGRAHNAVYQESARSRGRLSAFYLHRFPQMIGERGPFVLLALFLFVLGGFSGFLAVQADPLNLNSILPPSIAEGIHPEETDQPRGDLHSPLVSTQIMTNNIRVAVLAFLSGVTLGIGTVYLLVYNGVLVGALAAVFLQAGRSYVFWAYILPHGVIELTAIFIAGGAGLFMGYRMFVPGPYSRKYRFQQTAKESALLLLGTLPLFVAAGVIEGYLTPSTLSLEGKYLVAGATLLLLAVYYLYGRYRLDKSAVSA; translated from the coding sequence TTGGATATTCCATCCTTCGTCAAACGGAATAGACCGCTCTGGAGAGAGCTTGAGGAGCTTCTCCCGCTTGCCGAAAAACGAAGCCGTCTGAAAGCGGCGGATATCGACCGCCTGACGGAGCTTTATCAGACCGCTTCTTCTCATCTGGCCGCCATGCAGGCTGCCCATCCCGGGGACGAGCGCACCGCTTACCTAAATCATCTGGTGGGCCGTGCCCACAACGCCGTTTACCAGGAAAGCGCGAGAAGCCGCGGACGGCTGTCGGCCTTCTACCTCCACCGGTTTCCTCAAATGATCGGGGAGAGAGGGCCTTTTGTCCTCCTGGCGCTCTTCCTCTTCGTTCTTGGAGGCTTCTCGGGGTTTCTCGCCGTGCAGGCGGATCCCCTTAATCTGAACAGTATCCTCCCTCCGTCCATTGCGGAAGGCATCCATCCGGAAGAGACCGATCAACCGCGCGGCGACCTGCACAGCCCACTGGTGTCCACCCAGATCATGACGAACAATATCCGGGTCGCCGTCCTGGCCTTCCTGAGCGGAGTGACGCTCGGGATCGGCACGGTCTATCTGCTCGTCTACAACGGGGTGCTGGTCGGGGCGCTCGCGGCCGTGTTCCTGCAGGCGGGGCGAAGCTATGTATTCTGGGCTTACATTCTCCCTCACGGGGTTATCGAGCTTACGGCGATTTTTATCGCGGGAGGAGCAGGATTGTTCATGGGCTACCGGATGTTCGTTCCCGGTCCTTACTCCCGCAAATACCGGTTTCAGCAAACGGCCAAGGAATCGGCCTTGCTCCTGCTCGGCACCCTTCCGCTGTTTGTGGCGGCGGGCGTCATTGAAGGCTACCTGACCCCGTCGACCCTTTCCTTGGAAGGTAAGTATCTGGTGGCCGGGGCCACCCTTCTTCTGCTCGCCGTCTATTATCTCTACGGCAGGTACCGGCTCGATAAGAGCGCCGTTAGCGCCTGA
- a CDS encoding DUF4129 domain-containing protein — protein MIQPDSAARDRERLEEILAGKEYRAYEQGDGGSFLMDTLKPVVRWLRQHFPDVTLPRGTASFLNDILLVLLVALAGYAVYWFSRQLVRKGAWPGYSYYPADGEDRSYRHYWKLAEEKERAGEWREGVRAFYLALLFYLNEKELVRVEKWKTNWDYAGELEETAPSLSPLYRDCSRLFERVWYGREEAGPDSCAAIREWAEQAVSRKEDAYAKVP, from the coding sequence ATGATCCAGCCGGATTCCGCCGCCCGCGACCGGGAGCGGTTGGAAGAGATTTTGGCGGGGAAAGAATACCGGGCGTATGAGCAGGGGGACGGAGGGTCCTTTCTGATGGACACCCTGAAGCCGGTTGTCCGGTGGCTGCGCCAGCACTTTCCGGACGTCACCCTGCCGCGGGGAACCGCTTCTTTTCTGAATGATATCCTGCTCGTCCTCTTGGTGGCCCTGGCGGGCTATGCCGTCTATTGGTTCTCCAGGCAGCTTGTGCGAAAGGGCGCCTGGCCGGGCTACTCTTATTATCCGGCGGATGGCGAGGACCGGTCGTACCGGCATTACTGGAAGCTGGCGGAGGAGAAGGAGAGAGCCGGCGAGTGGAGAGAAGGGGTGAGGGCTTTCTATTTGGCCCTTCTGTTCTATCTGAATGAGAAGGAGCTTGTCCGGGTAGAGAAATGGAAAACGAATTGGGATTACGCCGGGGAGCTGGAGGAGACCGCTCCTTCGCTCTCCCCGCTTTACCGGGACTGCTCCCGCCTATTTGAGAGAGTCTGGTATGGACGGGAGGAGGCCGGCCCCGACAGCTGCGCCGCCATCCGCGAATGGGCGGAGCAAGCCGTCAGCCGGAAGGAGGACGCCTATGCGAAGGTTCCCTAA
- a CDS encoding DUF58 domain-containing protein: MTTSSRKRSPLYRFLDRAFGSHSIVPTPRLALLAALGSAALAAGYAAGLGMTVFWLYNGLLLLAGGIDLALLPARREWTVKREMPEKAEVGEDLEIRLVVMTEKPRRLQVEVADDLPVTFAGAPEGPDRVDRTAGKNSREAEGFPVVRGRLEGRRLVLPYSTRAGERGRYLFRCVTIRYGGGLGLWKKQTVIEHRSELRIYPDLSNVRGVLGSMQNALILEGTRLFRKHRGGSDFSQVREYVQGDEPRHINWKASARTAKLMTNLYQPEKGKIVTLLIDCGRRMGVELEGQVKLDRTLEAALALAAVALKQGDQVALLAFSSRVKAYVPPGRGLAHLQMLTEAVYDLKPEFVETSFGTALGQLLLRLKKRTFAVLFSDMENYLTDRELPYYAGRLKGSLLLLSLQDPLLHRWGRIAAEDSRTAYIQSLAHKFSADRREYRQRMAARGISVLDVPADRLALEAVTFYLERKARDAL, translated from the coding sequence GTGACCACATCATCCAGGAAACGCTCGCCGCTGTACCGGTTCCTCGATAGAGCGTTCGGGTCGCACTCGATTGTTCCGACTCCCCGGCTCGCTCTTCTCGCCGCACTCGGAAGCGCGGCCCTGGCGGCGGGTTATGCCGCTGGCCTCGGCATGACCGTTTTCTGGCTGTACAACGGCCTTCTTCTCCTGGCCGGGGGGATCGACCTTGCCCTGCTGCCGGCAAGAAGGGAGTGGACAGTGAAGCGGGAGATGCCGGAGAAGGCCGAGGTGGGGGAGGACCTGGAGATCCGCCTCGTGGTCATGACGGAGAAGCCCCGGCGGCTTCAGGTGGAGGTGGCTGACGACCTTCCCGTTACCTTTGCGGGAGCGCCGGAAGGACCGGACAGAGTGGACAGAACGGCCGGGAAAAACTCCCGGGAGGCGGAGGGCTTCCCGGTGGTAAGAGGACGGCTGGAAGGAAGGCGCCTGGTTCTACCCTATTCGACCCGGGCGGGGGAGCGGGGGCGCTATCTTTTCCGCTGCGTGACCATCCGGTACGGGGGCGGCTTGGGGCTGTGGAAGAAGCAGACGGTGATCGAGCACCGGAGCGAGCTCCGCATCTACCCCGACCTTTCGAACGTGCGCGGGGTGCTCGGGTCCATGCAGAATGCTCTCATCCTGGAAGGAACCCGGCTATTCCGCAAGCACCGCGGGGGTTCGGACTTCTCCCAGGTGAGGGAGTACGTGCAGGGGGATGAGCCCCGCCACATTAACTGGAAGGCGTCGGCCCGCACGGCCAAGCTCATGACGAACCTCTATCAGCCGGAGAAGGGCAAAATCGTCACGCTGCTCATCGACTGCGGCAGAAGAATGGGCGTCGAGCTGGAAGGACAGGTGAAGCTCGACCGCACCCTCGAAGCCGCCCTTGCGCTGGCGGCTGTCGCGCTTAAGCAGGGCGATCAGGTGGCGCTCCTCGCCTTCTCGAGCCGGGTGAAGGCCTACGTTCCTCCCGGCCGCGGACTCGCTCACCTGCAGATGCTGACGGAAGCCGTATACGACCTGAAGCCCGAGTTTGTCGAAACGAGCTTCGGAACGGCTCTCGGCCAATTGCTCCTCCGCCTGAAGAAGCGCACCTTCGCGGTGCTTTTCTCCGACATGGAGAACTACTTGACCGACCGGGAGCTCCCTTACTATGCGGGCCGGCTGAAGGGGAGCCTGCTGCTCCTTTCGCTGCAGGACCCGCTTCTCCACCGGTGGGGCCGGATTGCGGCGGAGGATAGCCGGACCGCCTATATCCAGAGCCTGGCGCACAAGTTCTCGGCGGACCGCCGCGAGTACCGGCAGAGGATGGCGGCCCGGGGCATCTCCGTGCTGGATGTCCCGGCCGACCGGCTCGCCCTGGAAGCCGTCACCTTCTACCTGGAGCGGAAAGCGCGGGACGCGCTCTAG